GTAAAAGCATCAAGTACATTAGCAGCTAGGTTGGTTGAGCATTATGGTACACCCTTGCAAACAGGAGTAGAGGGGTTGACTCATGTTTTTCCATCACCTGAAAATATACTTGCTCTGGATGGCCTTATTGAAAATCACTTTGGGCCATTAGGTATTATTGCAAGCCGTGTAAGGACTATTTTTGAATTAGCACAGGCATTAGTATACGGAAAAATTGATTTTGGCTTTTGTGCGCAACCAGAAGTAGAAATAAAAAAACTAATGGCAATTCGTGGTATTGGTAGTTGGACAGCGCAGTATATTGCTATGCGTACAATGGCATGGACTGATGCTTTTCTGGAAACAGATGTGGGTGTAAAAAAAGCACTTGAACCCTATACATCAAAGCAACTTCTTTCTATGGCAGAAGCATGGCGACCTTGGCGCAGTTACGCAACAATAAATCTTTGGAACTCTCTGTAAATTGCAAATAATGAGAGGAGGGCTAAAAATGTATTACTCAACAACTTATTTATCACCTGTCGGTTTACTTACTTTAGCATGTGATGGCGAAAGTCTGCTTGGTTTGTGGATAGCAGGGCAAAAGTATCATGGTGATACTATACTTGAGGCCATGGTAGAAAAGGATAACATACCTGTTTTTAAGGCAACCAAAAATTGGTTAGAAAAATATTTTGCTGGCAAGCAACCTGCCATTTCTGAATTACCATTAGCACCTATTGGTGGAGAGTTTCGCCAACAAATATGGAATATTTTGACTGAAATACCCTACGGTAAAGTTATTACCTATGGTGATATTGCCAAAAAAATGGCTGTGAAAATGAATAAACAAAGTATGTCTAGTCAGGCAGTTGGTGGTGCAGTTGGGCATAATCCTATTTCTATTATAATCCCTTGCCACCGAGTAGTGGGAGCAAATGGTAGCTTAACAGGCTATGCTGGAGGGATTGCTACAAAAATAAAATTATTGGAATTAGAAGGCGCTGATATGTCTTCTTTATTTATACCAAAAAAAGGTACTGCATTGTAAAAAGGTATTTTAATACTACTAAACAAACAGTATTTAATACAAACTATTAACTGCTATTAAGATAGTAACTAAATAGAGGGTTTTTTAGTTACCTACATTAGTTTTGTGAAGATTAATAATTAATGACATGAATGGCTTATCAACCTAATGATTAACCTGTGTATAAGAATGGTATTTTGATGCTGTGATTTTTTTAGGTTTATTAAGTGCGTAACTCATTGTGATGCTGATATGTTATATATCTAATAGACATCGGATAGATTGAAGCAAGCTTACAGTTATCAAATTAATCCTTGCAAAATTTAGGGTAACTATAGATCCTATACGTCTCTGTATCTTTGATGTATATCTATTAGCTAACTAACCTTTTTAAGAGATTGAATATAATTGAAGTTAGAGTTATAAAATTTCTCATAAATAAGGAATTAGATAAATAGTTTTTAGTTAATTAGTTTTAATCTTTTCTGATTACTTATTTTATTATCTTGTTTATCCAGTTTAAGTTATAAGTAAACAGTTTTTATTTTAAATATTATAAATGTTTATTTTGAGACTTTTATCACAAATCACTTTAACTTTTTTTTAGCTAGTTAAACTTATAAAACTCATTAAAAATTAATAGGATAGTGGCTCTTAATGTCATAGTATTCTTTTCCTCATATTAGACTTAGGTCTAATACGTGTTTTTAAGACTAAGGTACTATCATTCGAGAGTAATTTAAGGATAATTTTAAAGGTATGTTTATGTTTAATCTTGCTAATGAAACCCACTTCAATCTGTCAGTTGCTGGTTTAGAAAATACAGGGTTACAAATCTTAAGTTTTGAAGGAAAGGAATCAATTAGCCAACCCTATACCTTTGAAATCAATCTGGTTAATAAACATATTCGTTATGATATTACCCAGTTATTAAGTAAGCCAGCCTATCTTGCTTTTACGCCTGATGGAAAAAACGGTGTACATGGCGTTATTATGTCTGTTAGACGCGGTGCTGTAGGTAATGATTATGCAGAATATAGCGTTATTTTAGCACCACGTTTTGCACATCTTGAAAAACGAACAAATCAACGGATTTTTCAGCATAAAACAGTTCCTCAAATTATTACACAAGTTCTTAGTGAATATGGAATTATGGAAGGTTCACAACATGAATTTCATTTAAAAGAAACCTATCCAAAACGAGATTATTGTGTACAGTATGATGAAACAGATGCCTATTTTATCCAACGCCTTTGTGAAGAAGAGGGAATTCATTATCACTTTAAACATACAGCAGATAATCATTTAATGGTATTTGGTGATAGTAATCCTATTTTTCCTTCACTAGCTCAGGCTGTTCGTTATGCATCAGGTACTGGTTTTGTTGCAGACGATTCTGTAATTAAAGCCTTTGATGTTAATCTTACCAGTAAAACTAAACGTACTACATGGCGGGATTACAACTTTACGAATACCAAAATACCTGAAGGTCAAGCAGAGGGAACGCAAAGTGCCAAGGCAAATGGTGCCATTGAACCTGATATAGAGTTTTATGATTATCCTGGACGTTTTATGGATAATGCACGAGGTAAACAACTGGCTCAGATAGCGGTAGAACGTTTAAGAACAACTCATGTATTAGCTGAAGGTTATAGTGATGTACCTACCCTACATACAGGTTATTATTTATCTATAGATGAACATCCAAGCATTGATGCAAAAGACCCTTGGTTACTTAATACGATTATCCATCAAGGAAAACAACCACAAGTCGTTGAAGCATTAGGTGGGGAAAATAATGCTAGGCTCAAAAACAAATTTTCATCAAATAATGATTTAGCATTTCCTGAGGGGGAGTTTCACCAAGGTTATCGTAATACCTTTACAGCAACACCTAAAGACGTTATTTGGCGACCTGCATTACAACATCCAAGAACCAGAATTTATGGAAGTCAAACAGCAAAAGTGGTTGGTCCTGCTGGTGAGGAAATCTATTGTAATGAGTATGGTAGTGTTAAAGTCCAGTTTTTTTGGGATCGTGAAGGGCAGTTTGATGAAAACTCTAGCTGTTGGGTACGAGTAGGTAGTAATTGGGCACATAAAGGTTATGGGACATTTACTATCCCAAGAATAGGTATGGAAGCAGTGATTACCTTTTTAGAAGGTGACCCTGATCAGCCAATGATAACAGGTTGTGTTAATAATGGTATTAATACCCAAGCTGAGGGTATGCCTGATAATAAAACCAAAACAGGTTTTAAAACTAATAGTTCGCCTGGTGGTGGCGGTTCAAATGAGCTCACTTTTGAGGATAAAAAGGGTGAGGAGCAAATTTATATTCATGCTCAAAAAGACCAAAATATTGTAGTAGAAAATAATGAAACTCTTAAAGTTGGGGTGAATCGTTCAAAAAATATAGGTAACGATGAAAACGTTACTATTGGTAATAATCGTACTCGTGTTGTTCGTAAAACTGATGAACTTAAAGTAGGTGCTAATAAAAAAGATAAAGTTACTACCACCTATGAAATGGAGGCGGGTGAAATGCTTCGTTTAGTGTGTGGTGAAACAGCTATTGATTTACATGCTGACGGTTCACTTAACATCAGTTGTAAGACTTTTAATATCTTTGGTGAAACAGCAGGACAAATTAATACTAATACAGGACTGCTAGATCTTAACATTGGATCAAAAGGCTCACGTAAAGGTGTTGCAACTGTACCAGGAACTGCTTCTGGTACAATTAATCAGGAAGTTGAAAGTTATTTTGGTGGTGGCGGTGGTAGTCAGGAAGGTAGTTCTGTAGAACAAGATAAACAAGATGCCGTTACCCATCAAAATCAATTAAATGAGAGTGGTGTAAGCTCATTGAATATTACATCAGAGAAAAATAAGAATAACGCAGTTAATGGCGTAACTCCCCCAGTACAAGGCATATTACCAGAAACAATGCCTACAACTGTAACCAATACTCCCAAAGAAGTTAATTTATCTAGCATGCAAGGAACTTTTGATCAACTCTGGGGAAATAGTTTTCCTAATGGCAAAAGTCAGGAGTTTGGTGGTACGTTTGTTAAAGATACTACTACAGGGAAATACTCTATCATAAACACAGCTGGAGGAACGAGTGGCTCTTTTACACCAGATTTTAATATTCCGAAAGGAAAGGAAATGGTAGGTGTTTTCCATACTCATCCTTATGATATATCCGAAGGGGGATTTACGGATATCTCTTTTAGTGGAGGAGATATAGCAACCACTATTTCCAATAAACAATATATTGATATGGTACAAAGTGGCGATAAACAATTCCTTATGATGACAACAACAGCTACTAAAGAGAATATTTCTGCAACGGCTCATGATACACGTGTTTTTGAGTTAGTTAATCAAGGAAAATCTCTAGCAGAAGCCTCTAGTATTGCAGCAAAAGAAACAGCTACAGCAAATAATATGGCTTACTATGAAGGTAAGAACGGTATATTAAAAAGGATATATCCTTAAATAATGGAGTTTATAAGATGAATTGTCAAGAAATTAAGCAAGCAGAGCAACTACTCATGAAGGGGCAAAAATGCATTAAGGTTAATGAGTTTGAGGATGCTTTAAATCTATTTTCTAAAGGTATTCAAATAATAGGTGATAATTATATTTCAGATAATATAAAAGACAGTACAGCCTTTAAATTAATATTAGCTGAAACAGAAGAAAAAAAAGGAAATATAGAAACAGCGGCAAATTTAAAACACAATACTTTAGATACACGTATTGCATTAGCTAAACAAAAGTATGAGTGTGAATAGGAGTTCTCTTATGGATTATATTCCTGTGGATCACTAT
This portion of the Entomomonas sp. E2T0 genome encodes:
- the tssI gene encoding type VI secretion system tip protein TssI/VgrG translates to MFNLANETHFNLSVAGLENTGLQILSFEGKESISQPYTFEINLVNKHIRYDITQLLSKPAYLAFTPDGKNGVHGVIMSVRRGAVGNDYAEYSVILAPRFAHLEKRTNQRIFQHKTVPQIITQVLSEYGIMEGSQHEFHLKETYPKRDYCVQYDETDAYFIQRLCEEEGIHYHFKHTADNHLMVFGDSNPIFPSLAQAVRYASGTGFVADDSVIKAFDVNLTSKTKRTTWRDYNFTNTKIPEGQAEGTQSAKANGAIEPDIEFYDYPGRFMDNARGKQLAQIAVERLRTTHVLAEGYSDVPTLHTGYYLSIDEHPSIDAKDPWLLNTIIHQGKQPQVVEALGGENNARLKNKFSSNNDLAFPEGEFHQGYRNTFTATPKDVIWRPALQHPRTRIYGSQTAKVVGPAGEEIYCNEYGSVKVQFFWDREGQFDENSSCWVRVGSNWAHKGYGTFTIPRIGMEAVITFLEGDPDQPMITGCVNNGINTQAEGMPDNKTKTGFKTNSSPGGGGSNELTFEDKKGEEQIYIHAQKDQNIVVENNETLKVGVNRSKNIGNDENVTIGNNRTRVVRKTDELKVGANKKDKVTTTYEMEAGEMLRLVCGETAIDLHADGSLNISCKTFNIFGETAGQINTNTGLLDLNIGSKGSRKGVATVPGTASGTINQEVESYFGGGGGSQEGSSVEQDKQDAVTHQNQLNESGVSSLNITSEKNKNNAVNGVTPPVQGILPETMPTTVTNTPKEVNLSSMQGTFDQLWGNSFPNGKSQEFGGTFVKDTTTGKYSIINTAGGTSGSFTPDFNIPKGKEMVGVFHTHPYDISEGGFTDISFSGGDIATTISNKQYIDMVQSGDKQFLMMTTTATKENISATAHDTRVFELVNQGKSLAEASSIAAKETATANNMAYYEGKNGILKRIYP
- a CDS encoding methylated-DNA--[protein]-cysteine S-methyltransferase yields the protein MYYSTTYLSPVGLLTLACDGESLLGLWIAGQKYHGDTILEAMVEKDNIPVFKATKNWLEKYFAGKQPAISELPLAPIGGEFRQQIWNILTEIPYGKVITYGDIAKKMAVKMNKQSMSSQAVGGAVGHNPISIIIPCHRVVGANGSLTGYAGGIATKIKLLELEGADMSSLFIPKKGTAL